A window of Caloramator mitchellensis contains these coding sequences:
- the spoVT gene encoding stage V sporulation protein T, with translation MKATGIVRRIDDLGRVVIPKEIRRTLRIREGDPLEIFTDREGGIILKKYSPIGELSDFAKEYADALYTQVNRPVILCDRDSVISVAGVNRKEYVDKRLSDDIEKIFADKKTVVYNAKDGGKPIAITSDEEGEANYTAQVVVPVVVEGESIGAVVIVSKEANVTMGELERKLAETAAAFLGKQMMS, from the coding sequence ATGAAAGCCACTGGTATAGTAAGAAGAATAGACGACCTTGGAAGAGTTGTTATTCCTAAAGAAATCAGAAGAACCCTTAGAATTAGAGAAGGTGACCCTCTTGAGATATTTACCGATAGAGAAGGCGGTATAATACTTAAAAAATATTCCCCCATTGGAGAGCTTTCAGACTTTGCTAAGGAATATGCAGATGCACTTTATACTCAGGTTAATAGACCTGTAATTCTTTGCGATAGGGACAGTGTAATTTCAGTTGCAGGAGTTAACCGAAAGGAATATGTGGATAAGAGGCTTAGCGACGACATTGAAAAGATTTTTGCAGACAAGAAAACAGTTGTATACAACGCAAAGGATGGAGGAAAGCCTATTGCTATTACTTCCGATGAAGAGGGTGAGGCTAATTATACAGCCCAGGTTGTAGTTCCAGTCGTCGTAGAGGGAGAATCAATAGGCGCAGTTGTAATAGTTTCAAAGGAAGCTAATGTGACAATGGGAGAACTTGAAAGAAAGCTTGCCGAAACGGCTGCAGCATTTTTAGGAAAACAAATGATGTCATAA
- a CDS encoding peptidylprolyl isomerase: MKKLSLLILIAFLLNLVVGCELISKTPEGEAKTVVAKVNGEKITKGEFDKLFQSQIVQYEMMYGEGFASKPENADMIKSLKEDILTQMINEKLIIQKANELKVVPDDKTIETEVNKLYDDAVKQAGGEDKFKSTLETFKMTVDDFKKYMSNRVIIEKVYDEVVKDVTVTDDELIKYYNENMYDYTEKPNKMNVSHILVEDEATAKKVLDEINKGAKFEDVAKKYSTDPGSKDNGGNLGDIYYNDDNYDKTFMTNAIALPVGKISPIVKTQFGYHIIKVNKKEEYKLKPFEQVKDQVKEVVLENKKTDKINETFTNWEKEAKITKYTDRL, from the coding sequence ATGAAAAAATTATCATTGTTAATTTTAATTGCATTTTTGTTAAATTTAGTTGTGGGTTGTGAGCTAATCTCTAAAACTCCTGAGGGAGAAGCTAAGACTGTTGTTGCCAAGGTAAATGGCGAAAAGATTACTAAGGGAGAATTTGATAAATTATTTCAATCACAGATAGTTCAATATGAAATGATGTATGGCGAAGGTTTTGCTTCAAAGCCTGAAAATGCAGATATGATTAAAAGCCTTAAGGAAGATATATTAACTCAGATGATAAATGAAAAACTTATAATTCAAAAGGCGAACGAATTAAAGGTTGTGCCTGATGATAAGACAATTGAAACAGAAGTTAACAAACTGTATGACGATGCGGTTAAGCAGGCTGGCGGCGAAGATAAGTTTAAATCAACGCTTGAAACATTTAAAATGACTGTTGATGATTTCAAAAAGTATATGTCAAACAGAGTTATTATTGAAAAGGTTTATGACGAAGTAGTTAAGGATGTTACTGTAACAGATGATGAACTTATCAAATATTACAATGAAAATATGTATGACTATACAGAAAAGCCAAACAAAATGAACGTTTCTCATATTTTAGTTGAAGATGAAGCTACTGCAAAGAAGGTTTTGGATGAAATTAACAAGGGTGCGAAGTTTGAAGATGTTGCAAAAAAATACAGCACTGACCCAGGTTCAAAGGATAACGGTGGAAACCTTGGGGATATTTATTACAATGATGACAACTACGACAAAACATTTATGACTAATGCTATAGCTCTTCCTGTAGGAAAGATAAGCCCGATTGTTAAGACACAATTTGGATACCATATAATTAAGGTTAACAAGAAGGAAGAATATAAGTTAAAGCCATTTGAACAAGTTAAAGATCAAGTTAAGGAAGTAGTTTTGGAAAACAAGAAGACAGATAAAATAAACGAAACCTTTACAAATTGGGAAAAAGAAGCTAAGATAACAAAATATACAGACAGATTATAA